The genomic segment GTCCAGCGGGTGATGTCATCGGTCAGGCGCTTCAGTGTTTCTTCCGGCGTACCGCCACGGGATTCGACACCGATCTGGAGCATACGCTTCTTGGTGTCTTCATCGGCCATCACTTCGCGCATGATTCCGTTGAGCTTGTTGACGATTTCGTCAGACACGCCGGCCGGCACGTAGATGGCATTCCACGACAGGACGTCGAAGTTGGGCACACCTGCTTCCTGCGCCGTCGGCAGATTGGGGAGCCATTGCGAACGGGTGCCGGAGGAGGTGGCAAGCGCGCGCAGCGAGCCGTCTTCGATGTTCGTCTTCAGCGAGGCGTAGGAATCGACGATGAGGTCAACGTCCTTGCGCATCACCGCCAGCATGAGATCGGGCGTGGTGCGGAAGTTGACGACGCGGATGTCGACATCGGCCTGCGACTTGAACAGTTCAGCCGACAGATGCTGGGTGCTGCCAACGGCGATGGTGCCGATGTTGAGCTGACCCGGCTTGGCCCGGGCGGCGGTCAGAACATCGCCGAGGGTCTTGTAAGGCTGGTCGGCGGCGGTGACGAAAATGAAGTCGAAGAAGCTGATGGTCGAAACCGGGCGGAACTGCTTCACCGGGTCGAACGGCAGTTGCTTGAACAGGCCGACGCTGATCGCCGTGCCGTTGGAGAACAGGGTCACGGTATTACCATCGGGGTTCGCGGCGGCGACCGCGCGTCCGGCGGTGATGCCGCCCGCAGCCGGCTGGTTCTCGATGTAGAGACGCTGGCCGAGCTTGTCGCCGATCTTTTCGGCGGCGATGCGCGCGGTGATGTCACCGACGCCGCCGGCGCCGAAGGGCACGACGAACTTGATCGGGTCGTTCGGCCATTTGGTCTGGGCGAAGCTCACGCCCGGCAGAACCGACGACGCAGCGGCGGTGCCGAGCACTTTCAAGGTGGATCGGCGGGTGAAGTCGAGGCGATTTGCCATCAAAACAGTCCTTTATGGGAGGTGGATGTTGAATTTGCGTGCATCCTGCATGGAATCGACGCAGCTTCAAGCGTGGCTATTGGGACGTGATGTCTCATGTTTCGTGCCCGCGTTCGCTGTCGTGCCAGCGGCCGAGCAGTAGCCGGGAGAGTCCTGAAAAGAACAGGAATATGGCGATGCCTGTCACTGAGATCAGGACGAGCGCGGCGAACATGCGCGGAATGTTCAGCCGGTAGCCGGCTTCGGCGATACGGAAAGCCAGGCCCGTGCCTTGACCAGCTGAGCCTGCCGCGATCTCGGCGACGATGGCGCCGATCAGCGCGAGGCCGCCGCCGATTTTCAGGCCGCCGAGGAAATAAGGCAGCGCCGAAGGCAGACGTAGCAAGGTCAATTGCCGCCAGCGTGAGGCGCGATAGAGCTGAAACAATTCGACCAAGCCGCGATCGGCCGATGCCAGTCCGATGACTGTGTTGGAGAGGATCGGGAAGAAGGCGACGATGAAGGCGCAGACCAGCACCGCATTCTGCGCGTCGAGATAGACCAGCAGCAGCGGCGCTATGGCGACGATGGGGGTCACCTGCAAGATGACGGCGAAGGGGAAGAACGAACGCTCTACCCACTTCCATTGCGAGAACAGGATCGCCAGCAACACGCCGCCGGCGATGGCGAGCAGCAGCGCTGAAAAGGTGATCTTCACCGTCACCCACAGAGAGCCCGACAGCAGCGGCCAATCCTTGACGATGGTTTGAGCGATCAGGCTTGGCGCTGGGAGCAGATAGGGCGGGATGTCGTTGAGGCGCACCATTGCTTCCCACAGGCCAATGGCGCCGAGGAAGACCAGGATCGGCAGAACGATATCCATGAGAGAGCGTGTCGTAGCCCGCCGGCGTGGTTCGCTCATGCCGCCTGGTCCTGCATGGCCCGCTGCAACATCTGCGAGGCGACGCGGCAATGCTCGGCATAGGCGGGGCTCAGCCGGAAGCTTTCGTCGCGGGGCAGCGGTTCAGGGATCTCGATCTCGCCGATGATCCTGCCAGGGCGCGCCGAGAAGACGGCGATGCGGCTCGACAGATAGACGCTTTCGAACACCGAATGGGTGACGAAAACAATCGTGGCGCCGAGTTCGGTCTTGAGCCGCAGCAGGTCGTTGTTGAGCTTGAACCGGGTGATCTCGTCGAGCGCTGCGAAGGGTTCGTCGAGCAGGAGGAGCGGCGGATGGGTGACGAGCGCGCGGGCGATCGAGGCGCGCATTTTCATGCCGCCGGAAAGCTCGCGCGGATAGACATGGGCGACATCGGCAAGGCCGACGAGATCGAGCGCTTGCTCGACCTCCTTTGTAGCGGCCTTGCGTGACTGGTTGCGCAGGCGCAGCGGCAGCCAGACATTGTCGAACACGCTGGCCCAGGGCATCAGCGTTGGCTCTTGAAAGACGAAGCCGATTTCTGGCGCGGCGCCAGCTTGCCAGGCGACCACGCCTTCGGAAGGAGGCATAAGACCGGAAAGCAGGCGCAATGCCGTCGATTTGCCGCAGCCGGAAGGGCCGAGCAGGGTCAGGAATTCACCATCGTCAATTTTGAGATCGAGGCCGCGCAGGGCCAAGGTTCCATTGCCGAAGGTTTTGCTGACGCCACTGAGATGGGCGAGCATAGCCATCGTCAGTTCTTCGGCCGTAGGTCGAGCCCGACTTTCTTGTTCACGAATTGCAGCGTGTAAGACTTGCGATAATCGAGATCGGCCTTGATCACTTTCGCCTTGGCCATCTTGTCGAAGAAGCTCTTCATGCGCGCGTCGGTCATGGCGCCGATGCCCAAGGTGAGGGAATCACCGGAGTCGACGATGCCGAATTCTTTCATCTTGGCGATGGAGAAGGCGATCTGCTCGTCCGTCATCTCCGGATTTTCGCGCTTGATGAGTTCGTTCGCCTTGCTGTTATCGCCGTACATATAATTGTACCAGCCGATGATCGAAGCATCGACGAAACGCTGCACTAGATCAGGGTTTTGGGCGATCAGGTCGTTGCGCGTCTCGATCGTGGTCGAGTAGCTGTCGAAGCCGTAGTCAGCCATCAGGAACAGATTGGGCTTGAATTTGCCGACTTGTTCGATGGCGAAAGGCTCGGAGGTGACGTAGCCCTGCTGGACTGACTTCTTATTGGCGATGAAGGGCGCTGGGTTGAAGGCGTAGGGTCTTACATTCTCGTCCTTGAAACCATAGTCCTGCTTCATCCACTGGAAGATGTTCACCAGGACTTCCTTGCCGACGAAAATGGTGGCGCGGTTGAGATCGCTGAATTTGTCGAACCCCTGGCCGGGATGCGACATGAAAACGATCGGGTCCTTCTGGAACATCGAAGCGACGACGCGGATGGGGACATTTTCCTCGACCGCGGTGAACGACGGAATCATGTTGCCGTTCATGTAGAATTCAATCTTGCCGGCGATGAGCTGCAGGCGATTGTTGGTCTGCGGGCCGCCAGGCAGGATTTTCACGTCGAGGCCGTATTTCGCATAGGTGCCGTCGACCAGCGCCTGGTAATGGCCGCCGTGTTCGGCTTCGGCCAGCCAGTTGGTGGCGAAGGTCACCTTGTCGAGGGCTGAGGCCTGACTGGAGGCCAGCGCGGCGGCAGCCGCGAAAATAAGGGTGGTGATTGCATTGCGTGACATGCTGCCTCCTGCGGCCGATGCGGGCCCTCTGAGTGGAAAGTCCGCGCATCTTTCGCCACTCCGGCGGCCAAGTGCAAGGCCGCCGGTGACGCAGGGGGCTGAAAAGTCAGTCTAATCCAGTCCTCAGAAGTTGTAGATCTTCCAGGAATAGGCCCAGGTTTCGGTCAGGCGGCGGCGGCCGGCCTGCAGAAAGCAGGTCATCGTCGTGGTGTCGTCGGCGCTCACTTCCAGGTCGAGCATGACGCGGAAGCCCTTGATCGCCGGGTTTGGCACCAGGAATTTACGGAATACCTTGCCGTTGGTGGCATCGGCGACGATCTCGATGGCGTTCGGCTGATTGAGATAATAGGCGAGGTCGCCTTCGTTGAAATCGATCATGAAGCGACGGGTATTGTGGCCCACGGCCTCGGCCGAACCCAGTGCATAGGCGGGCGCATTGAAGGTGTGGAGCACCTTGCCGAGCGAGTTGAGATTGTTGCCGTCGTGCATGGAACGCATGCGATAGGCAAAGCTGAACTGCTTGCCCGCCTCGATCGGGGTGTTGGGGATGAAAGCGGTGATGATATTGTCGAAGGTTTCGTCCTTGGTGGCGAGTTCGATCAGCTCGATCCGG from the Beijerinckia sp. 28-YEA-48 genome contains:
- a CDS encoding ABC transporter permease, which codes for MSEPRRRATTRSLMDIVLPILVFLGAIGLWEAMVRLNDIPPYLLPAPSLIAQTIVKDWPLLSGSLWVTVKITFSALLLAIAGGVLLAILFSQWKWVERSFFPFAVILQVTPIVAIAPLLLVYLDAQNAVLVCAFIVAFFPILSNTVIGLASADRGLVELFQLYRASRWRQLTLLRLPSALPYFLGGLKIGGGLALIGAIVAEIAAGSAGQGTGLAFRIAEAGYRLNIPRMFAALVLISVTGIAIFLFFSGLSRLLLGRWHDSERGHET
- a CDS encoding tripartite tricarboxylate transporter substrate-binding protein codes for the protein MANRLDFTRRSTLKVLGTAAASSVLPGVSFAQTKWPNDPIKFVVPFGAGGVGDITARIAAEKIGDKLGQRLYIENQPAAGGITAGRAVAAANPDGNTVTLFSNGTAISVGLFKQLPFDPVKQFRPVSTISFFDFIFVTAADQPYKTLGDVLTAARAKPGQLNIGTIAVGSTQHLSAELFKSQADVDIRVVNFRTTPDLMLAVMRKDVDLIVDSYASLKTNIEDGSLRALATSSGTRSQWLPNLPTAQEAGVPNFDVLSWNAIYVPAGVSDEIVNKLNGIMREVMADEDTKKRMLQIGVESRGGTPEETLKRLTDDITRWTAVIDKANIEKR
- a CDS encoding ABC transporter ATP-binding protein, which encodes MAMLAHLSGVSKTFGNGTLALRGLDLKIDDGEFLTLLGPSGCGKSTALRLLSGLMPPSEGVVAWQAGAAPEIGFVFQEPTLMPWASVFDNVWLPLRLRNQSRKAATKEVEQALDLVGLADVAHVYPRELSGGMKMRASIARALVTHPPLLLLDEPFAALDEITRFKLNNDLLRLKTELGATIVFVTHSVFESVYLSSRIAVFSARPGRIIGEIEIPEPLPRDESFRLSPAYAEHCRVASQMLQRAMQDQAA
- a CDS encoding ABC transporter substrate-binding protein, with the protein product MSRNAITTLIFAAAAALASSQASALDKVTFATNWLAEAEHGGHYQALVDGTYAKYGLDVKILPGGPQTNNRLQLIAGKIEFYMNGNMIPSFTAVEENVPIRVVASMFQKDPIVFMSHPGQGFDKFSDLNRATIFVGKEVLVNIFQWMKQDYGFKDENVRPYAFNPAPFIANKKSVQQGYVTSEPFAIEQVGKFKPNLFLMADYGFDSYSTTIETRNDLIAQNPDLVQRFVDASIIGWYNYMYGDNSKANELIKRENPEMTDEQIAFSIAKMKEFGIVDSGDSLTLGIGAMTDARMKSFFDKMAKAKVIKADLDYRKSYTLQFVNKKVGLDLRPKN